The nucleotide sequence TTGCCCCAGCAGTTGACGCAACTAAGGCGGTCTTTACATCACGTCGATCGTGACGAGTGATAGCGGGGAATACCGAAGATTAACGCGATCGCGCGCGCATGACCTTTAAAAGTGTTTCAAAATCTGAGGGGAGCGGTGCTTCCACGACAATCGGCATGCGGGTAATCGGGTGCAAGAACGTTAACCGCCAGGCGTGGAGGGCTTGCCCGGTAAGGTTAACCCCAACGGATCTCTTCGGACCGTAAACGAGATCGCCGACGAGCGGGTGACCGACCCGGGCGCAGTGAACTCGAATTTGATGGGTGCGACCGGTTTGAAGTTGGAAGTGCAGCAACGTAAAGTTACCAAGCCGTTCCCGCGTTTCCCAATGTGTCACCGCCGATCGCCCGCCTTTTTCGAGCGGTACGACAGCCATCTTAAAGCGATCGTGCGGACAGCGACCGATGGGGAAATCAAAGGTACCACTGGTATCTTGAAGCGCGCCATAAACGATGCCGAGATACTCTCGCCGCGCGGTGCGGGTGCGGATTTGATCTTGGAGATCTTGATAGGCCCGATCGCTTTTCGCCACGACGATCGCGCCTGTCGTGTCTTTATCGAGGCGGTGAACGATGCCGGGACGCCGAACGCCGCCAATCCCGGCAAGATCTGGGCAGCGGGCAAGCAGTGCATTGACGAGGGTTCCAGACGGATGGCCGGGCGCAGGATGCACGACCAAACCGGCCGGCTTGTCGATCGCGATCGCGTGTTCGTCTTCGTAAAGGACGTGCAAGGGAATTGCTTCCGGTAGTAATTCCAGTGACACGGCCGGCGGCAGAGTTACGTTGAGGCGATCGCCCGGTTTGAC is from Rubidibacter lacunae KORDI 51-2 and encodes:
- a CDS encoding RluA family pseudouridine synthase — encoded protein: MSNCPASDGLDCNTFDVRADARDRLDRCLALKLPDLSRSRLQKLVEQGHVRLNDEVCTDKKTAVKPGDRLNVTLPPAVSLELLPEAIPLHVLYEDEHAIAIDKPAGLVVHPAPGHPSGTLVNALLARCPDLAGIGGVRRPGIVHRLDKDTTGAIVVAKSDRAYQDLQDQIRTRTARREYLGIVYGALQDTSGTFDFPIGRCPHDRFKMAVVPLEKGGRSAVTHWETRERLGNFTLLHFQLQTGRTHQIRVHCARVGHPLVGDLVYGPKRSVGVNLTGQALHAWRLTFLHPITRMPIVVEAPLPSDFETLLKVMRARSR